Sequence from the Mytilus galloprovincialis chromosome 10, xbMytGall1.hap1.1, whole genome shotgun sequence genome:
TTAATAACAATGATTAACAGCAACACTATAACAAAGGAACGTGTTGGCAATCTTTAAAAACAATCACTGAATTGCTAATGTTAACTATAAATATCTTTCAATCGAAGTCGAAAATGAATTtggaaaacaatattttaattttgatttataatttctGATTGCTTCTGTCAATATAAAGAATATCTGTTTACGGTCGTTTGGGGACCCATAACAAACGAAAACGATAGTAATTTTTTGTCTACTTGCATATTGAGTGAATCAAAAAGATCTTACAGTAAATTATAGGACGACACACTCATTTTAAAAACGTTGTGCAAATTTTCGTCTATATAAAGGAAAAGATCATGCCCTGACAATAACTATAATAACGTAACTCAAGAAAACTTTGAGGgataaaatatgaaatgaaatatagaaGATATTTCATATCAACACAATAAAAATACTCTTTATAAAATTCATTTGGTTTCAAACACATTTTTGGATTTACTTTCACTAGGAACGCTTCAGAAATTTATTTGATCCAGTACATTATAAACTTAAAAACCTTATCTTCCCTAATATTAAGCTTTATCAAATGTATGAACAAACGAGTATTCATTCTATATTTatcagaaaaagacaaacaattagTTGAAATCATATAACCTTCTTGAGTGAAATAAAAAGATCGAAAAAAGTGCATTTTTCAAGAATATTTGTCAATTTAAGATATAAATTTTGACCTATAATTTACGTCCAATAGACGGAATGATCTCATCCTACTTCTAAAGACTAAAATCAATAATGGTTATTAAAGAGTATGCCGAATTTAAAGACATGCAACTACCAAACGATTAATCAGATAATTAACGACCTAACATTGCAGAAAGTTCATTATCCTTTAAAATAGTAGCGTTTCTTCACAGGGTCAACAGTTGAAATGTCTTTCTTCCTTGAAACAGTGTAGACTACGGGACGAAGACAGAGAAACTACAGGAGACGCCGGTCAAGTAACGGAGGGATTTATTCACAGCTGGGTATGAAATATATGCACACTggtttaaatgttatatttttcagaTTATCAAAGTCGGTTAAAAAAACTCTAAAAGTTATTGAAACCGCTATGATCGATATCAATGCGGCTGAAACAAgcaaacttaaatatttttttcttttatttgtgatACATTTATTAGTTTTTATAGACTGAGGAACAATTCACAAATTGAAATCCTGTAATCGCTATTATCGATATAAATGTGGCTGAAACAAGCAAACTTCAATCAAAGTGTTTTTTATTTGTGATACATTTATTAGTTTTTATAGAATGAGGAACAATTCAGAGATTGGCATCCTGTAAAGACACATGTATTTTATTGCTGGTTGCATGtggtatagttatcaaaggtatcagaattataatttagtacgccagacgcgcgtttcgtctacataagactcatcagtgacgttcatatcaaaatatgtataaagccaaacaagtacaaagttgaagagcattgagtatccaaaattccaaaaagttgtgccaaatacggctaaggtgatctattcctgggataagaacatccttagtttttccaaaattcAAAGTCTGTTTATGTTTACGTGCgaataataacaattttttttacagaacaAGAGGGATAATACCATAAATAGTGACAACGAAGAAGTGGTGAAGGAAATGTATTATATTAACTTGGATAAAGGTATTGACGACAATTCTCTTGAAGGTGCTTTGAAAAAGTTTCATCAAGATTTTAGATACCCGGTGTATAAGGAAAAGAAGATACCACAGGATGCTGAAGTAGTAAACATAACAGGTCCAACAGGTAAACTCTTTGTTTGAATGGATGGCAACTACACTCTGTTCGGAAAAAAAGTCACATTAATGGTTCACATTTCACCTTCAAACGTGAACTTTGGCTACTTTTTACAACTTGTAATACTTGGAAATTGACTGCTTTGTTTGACTGTTTATACGTTGACTTTAAATACTTTCGTTGACTTTTTATACGTGTACTTTGACTACTAgtactttatttgactttttattacTCAACATTCAATACTATacagataaaagaagatgtggtatgagtgccaatgagactactctccatccaagtcacaatttataaaagtaaaccatttaaggccaatgtacggtcttcaacacggaacctaagctcacaccaaacaggaagctataaagggcaccaaaattACTATTTTTTGTCAAAGTCTGAGTACATACCTTATAATTTATAATCCGTTTAATAACCAAGTCACAGTGCTATACTAGTTAATGTCTTAAACAATATAACCTCAATAGAAAATACGGGGCGAGTTTTTCGCAATGCAATGCATTTTGTGGTATTTCATCATTTTATAAATCTTCAATTGAGTAATATGGTCATTTGTGTTTGgtacacaaaataaatataaaaaactgcgttgaatgtaaaataattttttagGCAGTCGTGTTAAAAGGTCCATGAGTTTGTCCCTTTATTGTCATAGACGGCCGGCAAAATGGTGTTTGGTATTGATACAGGTAGAAGTGACAATCATCTTAAAATCTGCCAGTAAGAAAAACATTATCATTATTCTCTGGATGACATAGGATTGAATCGAACGCCActgttatatttgtaaaaattgaaaatatataaaccaaATCAATCCAATATGTTATGGCTATTAAAAAATAAGCTATTAAAatagattactttaatttacattaaatttgtGTTCCAtgcattagaaaaaaaaagaaaacttgaaCCTTGATTTAAATCCTCATTTTCTCAAGCCTTGTGATCAACATGAGTCATCGGTCAACCGACACTTTGTATTTCCCTATTTATACATCACACAAATTCATGTTCACATTAAGCACCTACATTAACAAGATTAagatacatttgaaaaaaatctccCTCAGATGAGTTTTGAGGAAGAACTACCGGACACGTCACAAAATTTACTGGTatcatcacgaattggttgaccgataTAATGTGTCTATATAACAGCTCATGAGATACTTTATATCCTAGTCTTAGACCAAAAGACATTGATATCGTGATCTGATCTGTAAATTTATAGGTTGCATCTTATTCCCTGATTTGAAAGTTTAAATCGAGTCTGGATTTGCATGGAGGTTGAAACATGAACAGTAGATGACACTTACTTTGTAATATTACTGTGAAAGACGTTACGATCGGGTATTTTGTCTCAATGACTGGAACGTGGTATGTGAAACAGTTATAAAAAGTTTGAACTGAAGTTAAGTCTTCAAAATAACATTTTCGTACagttaatatttttgttactatacttttaaaatgatatatataattcaGTTTAGTTTCACTGATATTTTCAGAAGAGAAGGGTCCATACTGACTGATTGCGGCAATAGACATATAACTTCACCTTTGGTGTATCAATGCCTCTGTTGTCCTTGGGTTACATCTATCATCGATATGGCAGATTGTGGATGTCTTATATGAATATGTGATGGTAGAATATTGGAAAGTGCAACAATGAAAATAACAGGACCATACACAATTATATTATTATCCAATTAAAATAGCTTTCCAACTGAAGTGtgtttatctttcatttttgtcaCTATGGTTGCTTATTTCGTCCCTGCGctccattttatttttactaaacaGTGATGCTTGACACTAAATACTATTGCAAAGGGCTTAACCAAGTTTTCAAATTAGTGTTATTTTAAAACAGATTTACATGGCAGTGCATATAAAAATAATGCTGTTTCTTCTGTAATAAAATGTGGGAGTGTTCTTTAAATGCCTCTGCATCATCTATATGTAAACGTTTTGTTCGTGAGCTGTACAGCCATTGATGATACGAGGAAAGTAACTGTATGTGTGAAT
This genomic interval carries:
- the LOC143048968 gene encoding uncharacterized protein LOC143048968 isoform X1, which encodes MESYLVQDFRQGQQLKCLSSLKQCRLRDEDRETTGDAGQVTEGFIHSWNKRDNTINSDNEEVVKEMYYINLDKGIDDNSLEGALKKFHQDFRYPVYKEKKIPQDAEVVNITGPTGSRVKRSMSLSLYCHRRPAKWCLVLIQVEVTIILKSAKEKGPY
- the LOC143048968 gene encoding uncharacterized protein LOC143048968 isoform X2, whose translation is MESYLVQDFRQGQQLKCLSSLKQCRLRDEDRETTGDAGQVTEGFIHSWNKRDNTINSDNEEVVKEMYYINLDKGIDDNSLEGALKKFHQDFRYPVYKEKKIPQDAEVVNITGPTEEKGPY